ttctgaattaattaatcaattaattcaattaataaaataaattaatctttgcagatataatttattctattaattaaattatatgacttaattaattaatagagagttaatactaatcttgagcagcatccattctcctgtaaaacttctgaaaatcattgaaatatatgaatcaattccaccacttcaacgttgacactcgatgtactgtctggttcatgagtgactaacttccgtgatgtttcttcacgtcttgactttgattttcttcagactaaatccttgtaattaattgataccctgacgagatctctgtcacttgattaaatccacaatcttgatttatatcactgaggcttgatcaatttcttgagcttcttccagtgaattaagtcttcaagtctgtagatgaataatgtttcttaaccctttgacagatgttactttgtgagatctctctgacgatagatccactatttacttattacattcttatttgagttgagttaaatcctcaaatatacaaataggctatgccatatgcctttcataCAGGAATGTAAATCAGGCCTATTACAAGCTAGGTTGTTGAACCAAACTGAACTTTGCAGCCTAGCCATCAAGTCAACCAGAATCCCATGCAAGAGCTTAGATGGACCAAAGACTCACTTGTTGTGCGCGCGCGTATTACGCTCCCTCCAAATATGATAGCAGAATATTTGAACCATGCACAAGGCAAGGACGCTCTTGGAAGAGTCCTGGAGATCAATCAAAGAGTTAAGCAGAGATAGCCAAGTGTCTCCAGCAATCGAGAGGCCTAGTATAGCAAGAATCTAAGACAAAATCCATTTACTATAAGTGCAATGAACAAAAAGGTGCGAGATTATCTCCCTACCACCAATACAGAGAAAGCACTGCTGAGAGTCAACAATGCCAAACCTGTGCAATCTAGACAAAATGTTGAGTCTTCCATGACATATGAGCCACTGGTGGTGGGCATATCGAGCAACACGAAGGCGATGCCATACTGCTTTAGACCACGGCACAAGCTCACCCCTGTTTCTGATAGAATTCCAAATATGCCAAGTCTTAATCTTGATTGCATCGAAGCTATCCCAAAGCATAGAATATGTCCCATTATGAGCAATGGCTGGGTAATCGAAAGTCTCGAGCCAATGAACAAGCAAAGGATCCAAGTGGTGATGCCTGGAATTTGGCCTCGGGAGCCTCCAAGCACCCAAGTGAATAACACTACTTAGCATAACACTATGATGCAAACCACACTGAGAGATGATAGTAGAGGTATAAGAGTCCGCTAGGCAAACGCCCCCCACCAGGGATCAATTCATAAAGAAATATCATTTCCCGAGCCAATATAATAGGTGATAAACTGGAGAGCAACCCTTCGTAATTTCAAAACTTTCCTCCAAATCCAGGAGCAATCTGTTGGGATTTTCAAGGTCCAAAAGGATTTGTTCTTCAATACTGTCGCATTCACCCACCTAGCCCAAAGAGAGCTGGATTTAGTTACCACTTTGATCAGGTGGTGGATGATTTGAGCACGGTTCCAATCAATCATGTTTTTGAGGTCCAAGCCCCCTTCTTCCCTAGGGAGACAAATAGAAGTCCAAGCAACCTTTGCACCACCTTTATGGTTAATGTTACCTTTCCATAAAAATCTGGTAAGCATAGATTGGATGGTATGATGGATGGAGGCAGGCAAGAGGAAATGATTACCCCAGAAGGCTTCAATGGCATGCACAACCGACCTGATAAGCATTACTCTACCTGCAAGCGATAACAAAAGAGTGGCCCAAGAGTGCAATCTAGAAGTAATTCGATCAATGAGAGGCATGCAATCATTAACACAAAGCTGGGAGGAAATTAGAGGCACCCCAAGAAATCTAACAGGAAAAGTACCTCTAGGGATAGATAATGTGTCAAACCAGGTAGAGAAACTATCATCACAGTTACACAAGAACCCGGTACTTTTTGAAATACTTAGAGCCAACCCACTCCAACCTGAGAAAGAATTAATCGAATTCAAAATGTACTGAACAGATTGCTTCGAACCATGGGAGAAACATAGAACATCATTAGCAAAGAAGAGATGATTGATTTTGAGCACCTTGCAACGCCAGTGATATTTGAAGTCCGCAGGAGTATTGTTGAGAATGCAAGATAAAATGTTCATGCACAATGCGAAGATATAAGGAGACATAGGGTCTCCCTGGCGAAGGCCCGTGGTACCCTTAAAGTAACCATGAACAATCCTATTTAGCTTAATGGAGAACCTTGTAGAACAAACACAAGCCTTTATCCAACCAATCATAACCCCAGGAAACCTCATTCTTTCCAAAATAGCTATGATAAAGTTCCAATGGATGGAATCGAACGCCTTATACAAGTCAATCTTTAGAGCACACTTAGGCACTCCAGTTTCTCTCTCGTACCCCCTAAACAGCTCCTGGGCAAGAAGAATATTATCAGATATAGATCAACCCGGAATGAAGGCGGATTGAGAAATATCCACTAAGGCAGGCATGATTTTCTTGAGCCTTGAGGACAAAATCTTTGAAATACATTTGTAAAGAACTGAACATAAAGATATAGGCATGAAGTCTTGCATTCTAGTTGGAGCCACCGCTTTAGGAATTAGAGTAATAAAGGTTGAATTTACCCCCGAGGGCATCGAACCATGGTCAAAGAAATATCGAACTGCAGCACAAAAACTCGCACCAGTGATGTGCCAAGTAGCAAGGAAGAACTCTGCATTAATCCCATCAGGACCAGGGGCCTTGTTCTTCTTCATACTCTTAATAGTGTCAAAGATGATGGTATCAGTCACTGAAGCCACCAGGAGCCGGGATTGAGCATCGCTAATTTCTTTGCAGTTAACTGAAGAGAGATCAATACTATCAGAATTAGTCGGAGCTCCCAAAAGTTGAGTGAAGTATTGCACTGCCACAGAAGCACAGGGTTCTTGGCCATAGACCAAGTTGCAATCAGTATTTTGAAGAGATGAAATTTTACCTCCATTCCAGTTAACCTTACATTTCTGATGGAAGAAAGAGTTGTTGTTGTCACCAAGTTGTAACCACTTGACCCTAGCCTTTTGCTTCAAGAGAGATTCCTCTTGAGCAAAGGCCAAATTAAGATTGGAAATTAGATTTTTTTCTTCATTAAGTTTATCACTATCAACAGAGGAGCTCAAGGAAGCTTGCAAGTGTTCCAGATTTACACGAGCAGTTTGCACATTGCTATGGATGTTGCCATGATCCTTATTAAATTTACGAAGCAATAACTTAGTGTGCTTGAGTCTTGCACTAAATTGAGCAACAGGAGAACCAGTACAGTGTATAGACCAAGCAGTGGAAACCAAGTCCAAAAAACCAGGAATATCAATCATGAAGTTAAAAAATTGAAAAGGCTTACCAAAATTTTGAAGCTGTATTGGTTCCTCGAAGAGTAAAGGGTTATGATCCATGATGCCACGATGCTTGACAAAGACATTACCCTCAGTGTAGATATTAAACCAAGCTGAATTAGCAACCATTCGATCAAGCCGTTTATAAACCGGATCATGAGATCTTTTGTTAAACCAAGTGAAAATGTCACCAATCGTGCGCATAGGCTCCAAGCCACTATTAAACAGGCAGTCCTTAAAACTCTGCATTGCAGGAGTCCAATGCTCCCTGCCTCCAAGCACTTCATTCAGGCTAGTAATGTAATTAAAATCACCAAGAAAAGCCCAAGGAATGGGACAATTAGAAGTAGACAGAATGTAATCCCAAAGAGGCACCCGATCAATTACATCATTAAAGGCATAAACAAAAGTAACAATGATATTCAAGTTTTTTTCAATCAGCCTAGCATTACAAGTAATAAACTGAGAAGAttaagaatacagagaaatctCCCAAACATTAGGGTTCCACCCCACCCAAATTCTGCCGTTGTAGTGGTAGTCGTAGTTGAACAACCATCGCCAATTCTTGTTGATTTTCTTCGAAATACCCAAAGCATTAGTAACTTTAACTTTTGTTTCTAGAACTCCCATAAAATCGATTTTATAAACAGAAATGAAATTTTGCAACTCTTTTTGATGAGGGGCTTTTTGATGCTTACATTCCAAGTTGTAAAATTCATTGCAACCGTCTAAGGCTTACTGGCTGCACAGCCAGTTTAGGATTTCTTTTATTAGCAGGGCTCTTTCTGTTTACCACCATTATAAAACCATCTTCATCTGTCAAATCTGCCTTGGATTCTTTGAGAGCAACGACAATATGATGTGTTTGTTGTTTAGATGATGTGCGTGTCGTGGGCGCTGCATGTGCTGGGCTTGGTGCAGGCACTGCAGAAGAAGACTGCACACGGGTAGTATCACGGCTACGACCACGTCTGCGCTTCTGACCTGGAGATTTTGTTGGCAAAGTCTCAAAAATGTTTTCAGCAATCAACTGAGAAGGTTCTAAGTCCTGATTATCTTGGACTGTATTAGGCACCAGGCCAATTGAAGCATTTTCCTGATTGTTTAGTTCCAAGTTGTCCAAGTTTTGAACCGAAGCATTTTCCTGATTATCCAAATCTTTAACATTATCCTCAACATCGCCGTTGTGAAACAAATCAGCATCCATCTGAACATTCACCCGATCAAATTCCTCTAGGTTGTCATCATTGTATGTGTTATCTTCCTGTTATTGAACATCTTCCAGAGTCTGATCCGCATCCAAAACCACATCACAACCTAAAAATTCACCCAAAACCACAGGGTTAACATCCTCATTGGCTTTATCAGCAGCTGTTACGTTGTTGAGGCCATCCTGTTGTGCTTGAACCAAAACATTAGAATGAATAGAGTCTGTGTTATGAGGAGGTTGATTTTTTCTAGCCACTTTGGATGCACCTTGGGCAGCTCCCCCAGGCCTTTGACGAGGGTTTGGTTTGACAGCATTGGGATTAGGAGCACACCTCGCAAAGGAATGCCCAAAAGCTTTACAGTGGGTACAGGAATAAGGTAGTTGCCGATAAATAATGCTAACTTTAACAAGCTCCTCAGTACCATGCTCGTCTTGAACTGGTACCCAAACATAGTCCGGTCTCGGACTAGAGTAAGAAAGCATCACCTGCACGGAAGCATACTTAGTAGGCTCAAATCTAGCAGTTATCTCATCAAATTTCAAAGGTGAACCTATTGCCTTGGCAATATGAGTAAGACCTTCCCGAGACCAATAAGAATGTGGAACATCCTCAAGCTTAATCCAACAAGGAACAGTTTCGATAACATTTTTCTTGAACTTGTTTGCTTCCATCCAAGGCATCAAATAAAGTGTCCTACCTCCCATAACAACCGAGTTAAGCCCAAGAATTTTCTGCTTCTCGGTTTCTGAATTGAATTTGAAGGTAAAATAGCCCTTCGATCTGTAGAAGACCCTGCTTAAACCATGATTTTTCCAGAGTTTAAAAGCTTGCTCAAGGACAAAACGAAACTCAAAACTTCCACCAATAAAATGACCTATAATGCTAGTACTGCAGTTTTTACGAGCACTGGCAAGAAAGTTCTTTGGAGGTTGAATTGTTGCCGAACCATCTTCATTAAACGTAACTTTTGCAGTCTCACTAGAAGCAGGTTCCTTAGAGGGTATATTCTTAGTTACAATGGAGCTCCAAGTGTTTTGCTTTTGAGTGTTAACATCAACAGTTGGTATAAATTCTGTGTGATCACTAGACTCCACCACAGTCTCCTTTGGGACATAAACCGTAAGTATACCATTTTGTACAGAGATAGTATCATGGAGATCTTCTAACAAAGGGGATTTAGAAGGAGAACCTTTGCTGACTGCTGAGGTCAATGTTTTCGTTGAATTCCTGTGAGAACCTGCTTTGCTTGGTCCAGACTCACTCCTAGTTGAACCACCCTCTAGAATGAGTCGAGTTTCATCATGTATCCTTTGTGCTGTGGTGGAAGACCAATCACTATTCCTGGAAGCTTCAGCCAAGAAAGCCTGGTGGTCCATAGCAAGAAGAGCAAGCAACGGTGGAGCTACATAATTATGCCCAATAAAATTCAAAAACTCATATGAGTTCATGCTTCCTGAATGTTCAGAATTTCTAGATCCCATAAAATAAATAGCAGGGGAGATTAGAGCTTGGAAAGACAGTAAATAATGGCAGAATAGTGGAGAAGATATACTATAAATGGTAACGAAAAGAAGGGAGAAGATGAAATGCAATAGGCGGGAGACAAATAAGGAAATAAAGTACAGTAAATTGTAAGGACTGCTGGATATTAGATCTGGTTAATAGGATGAAAAGTTGGCGGATAGCAAAACATTTCTAGAGAGAAGTTAACGCTGTTTTAATGTTATAAAGACTGTTTCAATTCCATAGCACCTGTTTAGTATATTGGTTTTAAGAGAgcccattgttttattatcagaaagatgacacctaaaagaaaagcacgacccgactcgtctaacggaaataccgagggccaaaacgataataatcagatggatcagatgtttcatctcatgcaacagcagatgctgatgatgcagcaatagatgcagcagcaacaacagcagtttTAACAACAAATGCTCCAGCAAaccgctcatccaggacatcaagtacctcCAGCAGTATCtgtagttactttcaagcaatttcaatCGGTAAAGCCTCCATAATTTAccggttccacagatcctacaaaggcgagagcttggctgaaggagatagacaaggcttttacgttggtgaaaattgaggaagaacagaagacggattttgccagctattttctgaaaggcgaagccaattactggtgggaatcgaagaaagctttggaaggggAAGGTGTGGTGACTTGGGATAGATTTACTGATCTTtttctggagaaatattttcctcgctttttgaagaaccagatggagatcaagttcctagAGCTGAAGCAAGATAACTTATCGTTCGCGGATTATGAGatcaagttcactgaattggccagatttgttcctgagcaagtggatacggatgaaaagtgggccaagagattccagcagggactgaaaccatggattcgtagcagagtagctgtatttgagctgacgacttatacaactgttgttcagaaggccatgatcattgaaggtgagagtgaagcagctcagaaagagaagggaCCAGGAAATTCCCAGAACCGTTTCAACAGGAGGCCGGGATTCCAAGCCCAGGGAAAGTCAAACTTCAAGAAACCAGAACAAAATAATtagaggatgggtaatcgacttcccGCCCAACTCAACAGAGACTTATTCGACCGTCTATACCTGATTGTAGAacatgtggtaaaaagcatacgaggatttgcaacaagccaaatgtcacgtgttttaagtgcaagcaaaggggacactactctggagaatgtccgatgggaagagCAGAGGTCACTTATTTTCAGTACGGAAGAAAAGGGCATATTTCCAAGGACTGCAGAGGAGTTGTGATGGCCGCTAGTgttccaagggttttagcattacctccacctccactaccaccacaaaattagcccagggcaaggactttcaatatgtcaatgaaggaagcagtaCAGAGTCCAAATGTGGTTACAGGTACGCTCCCTAtgaattccgtaaatgctctagtattgattgattcaggagctactagatcttttatttatgaagattttatctctaagatagactGTGAGATTCAAtggttagatgaagtgctagtcataaaattagcaaatgatgatcatgttatggtagatcgagtatgcccagGTTGCGAtgttgagatagggagatgtcatttctcagttgacttgatacctttcaggttaggagaatttgatgttattttaggaatggattggctagctagtaataatgctcatATTGATTGCGCAAACAAGAAAGTGAAAGTACAGACTGAAGAAAATataacggtaatatttaaaggtgaaaaGCAAAGGCAGCGATTCTTAACAATGATGCAGACGAGACGTttgctacgccaaggatgtcGAGCCTATTTAGCCTACGTGTTGGATACTGACAAAGAAAGTCCGAAGAtcgaagatattcctgtagtgtgtgagtttcccgatgtctttccagatgaacttccaggacttccactggatcgagaaatcgagttcactattgatttggtgtcagggactgaaccaatttcgaaagctccatatcgaatggtacctgttgaaatgaaagaattaacaaagcagttgcaagaacttctcgacaaaggaatcataaggccaagtgtatcccaatggggcgcaccagttttgttcgtgaaaaagaaggacggtagcatacgattgtgtattgattatcgtgagctgaacaagttaactatcaagaataaatatcctttaccttgtatcgatgacttatttgatcaactgaaaggagcagcatggtttccgaaaatcgacttacgatcaggttatcatcagttaaagatcaaggcagaagatattccaaagactgtgCTCAGAAttaggtacggacattatgaatttctcgtgatggcttttggactgacgaatgcacctgcagcgtttatggatttgatgaatcgagtattcaagaagtacttggataagtttatcattgtatttattgatgacatcttgatttattcgaggacggaagaagaacatgcagcacacttaagaacgacattggagatgTTATGAAAGGAGCAGCTCTATgagaaattttcaaaatgtgaattttggctaaaagaagtacagtttttagggcacatcatcagtattgaaggaattcaagtggaccCAGTGAAGATTaaagctattttaaattgggaaagacgGAAGACGCCAACCGAAGTTAGAAGTTTCTTGAGATTAGCTGGTTATTATagaagattcgttaaagattttgcaaagatagccacaccattgacgaagttgacgcgaaagaatgaaaagttcgaatggaacgagaaatgtgaagcaagcttctaagaattgaagaatcgactagtaaccgcacctgtgcttgttttacctgatgatcaaggagactttttcatatacagcgatgcttcgtatcAAGGACTcagatgtgttttgatgcaatatggaaacgtgatcgcatatgcttccagacagttaaagccacatgaacagaaatatcggatgcacgatctcgaactagcagcaattgtgttCGTACTAAAGCGTTGGAGACACTATCTGTACGGCGAAAAAtatgagatttatacggatcataaaagcttgaagtatattttcacccagaaggaacttaacatgcgacaacgacgttggctagagttaatcaaagattacgatgtctcaatcaattatcatgcaggcaaggccaatgtagtagcagatgcgttaagtcgaaaggaatgATTGAACTTGTTAACATCTTcagaagacttaatcaaggaattcgataaattggagattgaagttcgtgttccagaaagttctactgaaataatttatgctatgacttttcagtcggagctattggagaaaataagaaggtgtcaggaagaagtaacggaccaggatatcgacaatttgacaggagaagagattaccagtcagaaggatactaaaggaatttttcgagttgcttcaaggatctggatacctaacATACCGGAATTAAAAGCGGAAATTTTGCAAGATGCTCATAGTTCAAaatattcgattcatcccggaagtaccaagatgtatagagatctaaaggaaaatttttggtggccaaatatgaagaaagagatagcggaatgggtcagcaagtgttatacgttccaaagagtgaaagctgaacatTAACGCCCGAGTGgactactacaaccactagatattccagaatgaaaatgggagcacttagccatggattttgtagtgggacttccaaggacaaaagcaaataacgatgcaatttgggttatcattgatcgattaacaaagtcagcacattttcttccgatcaacgaaagattttcactggacaagttagtgcacttatatctcaaggaaatcgtaatgcgtcatggagtacccgtatcgattgtatcggatcgagatccccgttttaattcgagattttggagacaattctaGGAATGCCTCGGAActaagttgaacatgagtactgcttatcatccacaaacggatggtcaaagtgaaaggacaatccaaacaatcgaagatatgttacgtgtatgcgcagtagactttgaaggcaattgggacgagcacctaccgctagtggaattttcttacaataacagctatcaagcaagtatcggaatgccaccatatgaagctctatatggaagaaaatgcagatcacctacatgttgggatgaatTTGGAGAACGCTtgattctaggtccagaactgattcagcagaccaaggaaaaagtagaacttatccgcaaacgacttgaagcagcgcagaatcgacagcgtaaatatgccgatcaatccagaaaagatatggactaccaggaaggggAGCATGTATTGCTAAagatatcaccatggaagggattaactagGTTTGGTAACAAAGACAAATTGAAATCTCgctacgttggaccatttgaaattttgaaaaaagtCGGAAAGGTTGcatacgagttagctctaccaccccatatgcagcatattcacaacgtatttcacgtatctatgcttaagaagtacaaccctgatacaaggcatgtaatagaatatgagccaatagaacttcacgcagatttatcgtatgtagaacagccgataagaattctagatcggcaagagagggtattaagaaataagtctgtgtcattagtgagagttttgtggagaaacccagtggttgaagaatcaacctgggagcttgaaagtgaaatgttagaaaagtatcctcagttatttacctaatgtgattctgaggacataatcctgttaaaggggggagaatgtaacgaccgagaaattatgcttgaattatattataataaagataaattatgtgtattattatgtgattaattgtGTTGAGTTGTTCAACCCTAATTGTTAtatgctacgtgttgtctgttttgatctgaacgtgttttggatgattattgaatgttttatcgcaagttatatattttatatcaaaacccgtacatctcaaacagtgttttaaagcccgtatttcaaacaaaatcattggccctattttgccaaaaacaacctataccatattgatattttgaacccctagacgttttacaaatttacctttttcgcgaaaaatgacttttccggaccccttcgggtaccaaaaaccccacaaaaatcacatttttatttttatatgatcatgaaattatcatacatcatttttctttgcatttttgtaatattcataatttttgggaatttttgacattaattttgtatttattggatatttaataattcattattaatacccaaaaattataaaaattggggccaaatatttttattagatgtgtaattagac
The sequence above is drawn from the Apium graveolens cultivar Ventura chromosome 2, ASM990537v1, whole genome shotgun sequence genome and encodes:
- the LOC141700448 gene encoding uncharacterized protein LOC141700448, giving the protein MDADLFHNGDVEDNVKDLDNQENASVQNLDNLELNNQENASIGLVPNTVQDNQDLEPSQLIAENIFETLPTKSPGQKRRRGRSRDTTRVQSSSAVPAPSPAHAAPTTRTSSKQQTHHIVVALKESKADLTDEDGFIMVVNRKSPANKRNPKLAVQPFITCNARLIEKNLNIIVTFVYAFNDVIDRVPLWDYILSTSNCPIPWAFLGDFNYITSLNEVLGGREHWTPAMQSFKDCLFNSGLEPMRTIGDIFTWFNKRSHDPVYKRLDRMVANSAWFNIYTEGNVFVKHRGIMDHNPLLFEEPIQLQNFGKPFQFFNFMIDIPGFLDLVSTAWSIHCTGSPVAQFSARLKHTKLLLRKFNKDHGNIHSNVQTARVNLEHLQASLSSSVDSDKLNEEKNLISNLNLAFAQEESLLKQKARVKWLQLGDNNNSFFHQKCKVNWNGGKISSLQNTDCNLVYGQEPCASVAVQYFTQLLGAPTNSDSIDLSSVNCKEISDAQSRLLVASVTDTIIFDTIKSMKKNKAPGPDGINAEFFLATWHITGASFCAAVRYFFDHGSMPSGELFRGYERETGVPKCALKIDLYKAFDSIHWNFIIAILERMRFPGVMIGWIKACVCSTRFSIKLNRIVHGYFKGTTGLRQGDPMSPYIFALCMNILSCILNNTPADFKYHWRCKVLKINHLFFANDVLCFSHGSKQSVQYILNSINSFSGWSGLALSISKSTGFLCNCDDSFSTWFDTLSIPRGTFPVRFLGVPLISSQLCVNDCMPLIDRITSRLHSWATLLLSLAGRVMLIRSVVHAIEAFWGNHFLLPASIHHTIQSMLTRFLWKGNINHKGGAKVAWTSICLPREEGGLDLKNMIDWNRAQIIHHLIKVVTKSSSLWARWVNATCGLHHSVMLSSVIHLGAWRLPRPNSRHHHLDPLLVHWLETFDYPAIAHNGTYSMLWDSFDAIKIKTWHIWNSIRNRGELVPWSKAVWHRLRVARYAHHQWLICHGRLNILSRLHRFGIVDSQQCFLCIGGREIISHLFVHCTYSKWILS